In Triticum aestivum cultivar Chinese Spring chromosome 5B, IWGSC CS RefSeq v2.1, whole genome shotgun sequence, the following proteins share a genomic window:
- the LOC123115347 gene encoding uncharacterized protein produces MDPEFHFGCKPSAVAGNATAVYWMSQAETKVVEFHLETQKLLLIDTPEVTRGLHFFLAPARDGRLRLAGAIDNFIVLFSWDEGAWVSHTLVWLGDFLRLHVYAQHENDGEELLDVAEYSDDEDEEELLYATIKSPVIGFSEQLDCIFLQEQGVFMISLESGQHQQVFEPGQHFSGPVYPYSTFYTAERRRQTGVTSRDIIAI; encoded by the exons ATGGACCCGGAGTTCCACTTCGGTTGCAAGCCGAGCGCCGTGGCCGGCAACGCCACTGCAGTGTATTGGATGAGTCAAGCGGAGACAAAGGTGGTAGAATTTCACTTGGAGACGCAGAAGCTGCTACTGATTGATACACCAGAGGTTACACGTGGCCTGCACTTTTTTCTCGCGCCGGCCAGGGACGGACGGTTGCGTTTGGCCGGCGCCATTGACAACTTCATTGTGCTGTTCTCGTGGGATGAAGGCGCATGGGTTAGCCATACCCTTGTTTGGCTTGGAGATTTCCTCCGGCTCCATGTCTATGCCCAGCACGAAAATGATGGCGAAGAGCTTTTGGATGTTGCTGAATACTCtgatgatgaggacgaggaagaacTACTATACGCCACAATCAAATCGCCCGTCATCGGTTTCTCCGAGCAGTTGGATTGCATTTTCTTGCAGGAACAGGGTGTGTTCATGATCAGCTTGGAGTCCGGGCAGCATCAACAAGTGTTTGAACCGGGTCAACACTTCTCCGGCCCTGTCTATCCCTACTCCACCTTCTATACAGCAG AAAGGAGAAGGCAAACAGGTGTTACAAGCCGCGACATAATTGCTATCTAG